Proteins found in one Methylobacterium sp. CB376 genomic segment:
- a CDS encoding MarC family protein, with amino-acid sequence MLPVPGLDAALQSFLLALPALFSIVNPLGAALIFAEVTGGRSHGERALLARRIGLYAAAVMLISLWMGAALLSFFGITLAALRIAGGLVVAAQAWRLLAAPEEREARKAAQAEPAKSRIPNPSRIPDPSRIPDPSRAPDRGPEGVAGAGLDEIAFFPLTLPFTTGPGTISVAIALGASRPESGAARYGFLLGASLAALVIALSVHLAYASADRVVARIGPARARVLGRLSAFLLLCVGTQITLTGVVDVLAPLLAARAG; translated from the coding sequence ATGCTGCCCGTCCCCGGGCTCGACGCGGCCCTGCAGAGCTTCCTCCTCGCCCTCCCGGCCCTGTTCTCGATCGTCAACCCGCTCGGCGCCGCCCTGATCTTCGCCGAGGTGACGGGCGGGCGCAGCCACGGAGAGCGGGCGCTGCTGGCGCGGCGCATCGGCCTCTACGCGGCGGCCGTGATGCTGATCTCCCTGTGGATGGGCGCGGCGCTCCTCAGCTTCTTCGGCATCACGCTGGCGGCCCTGCGCATCGCCGGCGGCCTCGTGGTGGCCGCGCAGGCCTGGCGCCTCCTCGCCGCGCCGGAGGAGCGCGAGGCCCGCAAGGCCGCGCAGGCCGAGCCGGCCAAGTCCCGGATCCCGAACCCCTCCCGGATCCCGGACCCGTCCCGTATCCCGGACCCGTCCCGCGCCCCCGACCGCGGCCCCGAGGGCGTCGCCGGGGCGGGCCTCGACGAGATCGCGTTCTTCCCCCTGACGCTGCCCTTCACCACCGGCCCCGGCACGATCTCGGTCGCCATCGCGCTCGGGGCGAGCCGGCCGGAGAGCGGGGCGGCGCGCTACGGCTTCCTCCTCGGCGCCTCGCTGGCGGCGCTGGTGATCGCGCTGTCGGTGCACCTCGCCTACGCCTCCGCCGACCGGGTGGTCGCGCGCATCGGCCCTGCCCGCGCCCGGGTGCTCGGGCGGCTCTCGGCCTTCCTGCTGCTCTGCGTCGGCACGCAGATCACGCTCACCGGCGTCGTCGACGTCCTGGCGCCGCTGCTCGCCGCGCGGGCGGGCTGA
- the dapB gene encoding 4-hydroxy-tetrahydrodipicolinate reductase, with amino-acid sequence MRLVVVGASGRMGRMLIQAVTSTEGCTLAGAVEREGAEAVGTDAGLLAGLPPLGLAVTDDPLRAFAEADGVLDFTAPAATVFYAELAAQARLVHVVGTTGLSPDDLRRLEAASRHARIVRSGNMSLGVNLLAGLVRKVAAALGEDFDIEILEMHHRHKVDAPSGTALLLGEAAAQGRAVALAERKVAVRDGQTGPRVPGTIGFATLRGGSVVGEHSVIFAGAGERIELTHRAEDRGLFARGAIRAALWAAPQKPGLYDMDDVLGL; translated from the coding sequence ATGCGTCTCGTGGTGGTGGGCGCCTCCGGGCGCATGGGCCGGATGCTGATCCAGGCCGTGACGAGCACCGAGGGCTGCACGCTCGCCGGCGCGGTCGAGCGCGAGGGCGCGGAGGCGGTCGGCACGGATGCGGGCCTGCTCGCCGGCCTGCCCCCCCTCGGCCTGGCGGTCACGGACGACCCCCTGCGGGCCTTCGCGGAGGCCGACGGCGTCCTCGACTTCACCGCCCCGGCCGCCACCGTGTTCTACGCCGAACTCGCCGCGCAGGCGCGGCTCGTGCACGTGGTCGGCACGACCGGCCTGTCGCCGGACGATCTGCGCAGGCTGGAGGCGGCCTCCCGCCACGCCCGCATCGTGCGCTCGGGCAACATGTCTCTCGGCGTCAACCTGCTCGCCGGCCTCGTGCGCAAGGTCGCCGCGGCGCTCGGCGAGGACTTCGACATCGAGATCCTGGAGATGCATCATCGCCACAAGGTCGACGCGCCCTCCGGCACCGCCCTGCTCCTGGGCGAGGCGGCGGCCCAGGGCCGGGCGGTGGCCCTGGCGGAGCGCAAGGTCGCGGTGCGCGACGGCCAGACCGGCCCCCGCGTGCCCGGCACGATCGGCTTCGCGACCCTGCGCGGGGGCAGCGTGGTCGGCGAGCACAGCGTGATCTTCGCCGGGGCGGGCGAGCGGATCGAACTCACCCACCGGGCCGAGGATCGCGGGCTCTTCGCGCGCGGGGCGATCCGGGCCGCCCTCTGGGCCGCGCCGCAGAAGCCCGGCCTCTACGACATGGACGACGTCCTGGGCCTCTGA